The proteins below are encoded in one region of Planctomycetota bacterium:
- a CDS encoding HAD family hydrolase, whose amino-acid sequence MRPRLLALDYDGTLADDGVILPATRDALAEAKRAGFLLALVTGRPHDELLGICPEIGLFDLVVDENGSVLHFPGTGEVEDLGPAPPERFAEELVRRAIRHSRGRVVVRTWRPHLQEALAVIRDLGLALDVIPNKYAVMIVPRGIDKGTGLAAGLERLGVRASETVAVGDDENDRAVFRVAGMRVAVANAVESLKAEADRVMRRPCGEGVVELVREHLLASP is encoded by the coding sequence ATGCGGCCGAGGTTGCTGGCGCTGGATTACGATGGGACATTGGCGGACGACGGCGTGATTTTGCCGGCGACGCGGGACGCCTTGGCCGAGGCGAAGCGCGCGGGGTTCCTCCTCGCGCTCGTCACCGGCCGGCCGCACGACGAACTGCTCGGCATCTGCCCCGAGATCGGCCTGTTTGACCTCGTGGTGGACGAGAACGGGTCGGTGCTGCATTTTCCGGGGACGGGGGAGGTGGAGGACCTCGGCCCCGCGCCGCCGGAGCGGTTCGCGGAGGAACTCGTGCGGCGAGCGATTCGCCACAGCCGGGGCCGCGTCGTCGTCCGCACCTGGCGGCCGCACCTCCAAGAGGCGCTGGCCGTCATCCGCGACCTCGGCCTCGCGCTCGACGTCATCCCCAACAAGTACGCCGTCATGATCGTGCCGCGCGGCATCGACAAGGGAACGGGCCTCGCGGCGGGCCTGGAGCGTCTCGGCGTCCGGGCGTCGGAGACGGTGGCCGTCGGCGACGACGAGAACGACCGCGCCGTCTTCCGGGTGGCGGGAATGCGCGTGGCGGTGGCCAACGCCGTCGAGTCCCTGAAGGCCGAGGCCGACCGCGTCATGCGCCGGCCGTGCGGCGAAGGGGTCGTTGAACTCGTCCGCGAACATCTCCTCGCGTCGCCATGA
- the eno gene encoding phosphopyruvate hydratase: MPSTICKVHAREILDSRGTPTLEVDVVLAGGAFGRAAVPSGASTGEHEAVELRDGDDKRYRGKGVTKAVRNVNVLLAPKVVGMDARDQAAIDETMIALDGSANKGKLGANAILGISLAVAKAAADEAGLPLYRYLGGPSARVLPVPMCNIMNGGAHADFAIDLQEFMVMPFGAESFREGLRMAVEIFQALKGVLKKKGYATTVGDEGGFAPSLKEGNEEACKLILEAIKTAGYRAGKDVWLALDPAASEIYKAGKYNLFSEKRKLSAEQMVGFWADWVKKYPIRSLEDGMAEDDWKGWKALTDRLGDRIQLVGDDLFVTNTERLSRGIREGVANSILIKVNQIGTLTETLAAIDMAHRAGYTAVISHRSGETEDTTIADIAVASGAGQIKTGSLCRSDRIAKYNQLLRIEEELGDAARYGNFLWKKA; the protein is encoded by the coding sequence ATGCCGAGCACCATCTGCAAAGTCCATGCCCGCGAGATTCTGGATTCGCGCGGCACGCCGACCCTGGAAGTGGACGTCGTGCTGGCGGGCGGCGCGTTCGGGCGCGCGGCCGTTCCGAGCGGCGCCTCGACGGGCGAACACGAAGCCGTCGAACTCCGCGACGGCGACGACAAGCGCTACCGCGGCAAGGGCGTCACCAAGGCCGTCAGGAACGTCAACGTTCTGCTCGCGCCGAAGGTCGTCGGCATGGACGCGCGCGACCAGGCGGCCATCGACGAGACGATGATCGCGCTGGACGGCAGCGCCAACAAGGGCAAACTGGGCGCGAACGCCATACTCGGCATCAGCCTGGCCGTCGCCAAGGCCGCCGCCGACGAGGCCGGACTGCCCCTCTATCGTTACCTCGGCGGGCCGTCGGCCCGCGTGCTGCCCGTTCCGATGTGCAACATCATGAACGGCGGCGCCCACGCCGACTTTGCCATCGACCTTCAGGAATTCATGGTCATGCCGTTCGGCGCCGAGTCCTTCCGCGAAGGCCTGCGGATGGCGGTCGAAATCTTCCAGGCCCTCAAGGGCGTCCTGAAGAAGAAGGGCTACGCCACGACAGTCGGCGACGAAGGTGGTTTCGCCCCGTCCCTGAAGGAAGGCAACGAGGAGGCCTGCAAACTCATCCTCGAGGCCATCAAGACCGCCGGTTACCGCGCGGGCAAAGACGTCTGGCTCGCCCTGGACCCGGCCGCCAGCGAAATCTACAAGGCGGGCAAGTACAACCTTTTCAGCGAGAAGCGGAAACTCTCGGCCGAGCAAATGGTCGGCTTCTGGGCCGACTGGGTCAAAAAGTATCCCATCCGCAGCCTCGAGGACGGCATGGCCGAGGACGACTGGAAGGGATGGAAGGCCCTGACGGACCGCCTCGGCGACCGCATTCAGTTGGTCGGCGACGACCTGTTCGTCACGAACACCGAAAGGTTGTCGCGCGGCATCCGGGAAGGCGTCGCCAACTCCATCCTCATCAAGGTCAACCAGATCGGGACGCTGACGGAGACGCTGGCGGCGATCGACATGGCCCACCGTGCGGGCTACACGGCCGTCATCAGCCATCGCAGCGGCGAGACCGAGGACACCACCATCGCCGACATCGCCGTCGCCTCGGGCGCCGGACAGATCAAGACCGGCAGCCTGTGCCGAAGCGACCGCATCGCCAAGTACAACCAACTGCTGCGGATTGAAGAGGAACTGGGCGACGCCGCCCGATACGGCAACTTTTTGTGGAAGAAAGCATGA
- a CDS encoding septum formation initiator family protein: MTTSGQRVSFLGSGWIYWPLCLIACALVALAVLGPEAERRLDLERQCARMGAEVQSLAQARDQLEAAREALQQDPTYVEQVARHELGAVRPGEIRLPQPDEFASVRFQPPADPTPPAPPVLGFLASFADPQVRLMALVVGGMLLAVAVLFSIPTSPPRPARA, from the coding sequence ATGACGACCTCCGGCCAGCGGGTTTCGTTTCTGGGGAGCGGCTGGATCTACTGGCCGCTCTGCCTCATCGCGTGCGCGTTGGTGGCCCTGGCGGTCCTCGGCCCCGAGGCCGAGCGGCGCCTGGACCTCGAGCGCCAGTGCGCCCGCATGGGGGCGGAGGTCCAGAGCCTGGCCCAGGCGCGCGACCAACTCGAGGCCGCCCGCGAAGCCCTTCAGCAAGACCCGACCTACGTGGAACAGGTGGCGCGGCACGAGTTGGGCGCGGTGCGGCCGGGGGAGATTCGCCTGCCGCAGCCCGACGAGTTCGCTTCGGTGCGATTCCAGCCGCCCGCCGACCCGACGCCCCCCGCCCCGCCCGTCCTGGGGTTCCTCGCGTCGTTCGCCGACCCGCAGGTGCGCCTGATGGCACTGGTGGTCGGCGGGATGCTCCTGGCGGTCGCGGTGCTCTTCAGCATTCCGACCTCGCCGCCCAGGCCCGCCCGGGCCTGA